The region TAGCGGTGACAATCCAGTGATCGCCGCCCTCGTGGACGTCGGCAACCGTGCAATCAATCCACACCGAACTGCCGTGCAGCAGCGGGTTACCCAGCTCCGAGCGGGACCACTGGCCCGAATCGAATTTCTTTCCGTTACGGCGACCGAACTCCGCAGAGATGTCCTCCTGGTCTTCTGCCAGCACATTCACTGCGAATGTGCCGGTTTTTTCAATGTGCGGCCACGAACGGGAGGATTTCATAACCGTGAAAAGAATCATCGGCGGATCGAGGCTCAGCGAGGAGAAGGACTGGCAGGCGAAACCAACCTTCTCACCCTCATGCTCAGTAGCGACGATGGTGACGCCGGTGGTGAATTCACTCATAGCGCCACGAATCGACATCTCGTCCAAACCGACGGTGTGTCCCAGCTCTTCTAACTGCTCGCCCGCCGGCGCCACGGTGATCGTAGAGGAATCTGCAATAGCGTTCGTCTGTTCGTTCATACGTTAGACCTTAACGCCTAGCCAGAATTGCTGATACTTACATCTACTTCTGCCAACCAATTTGGGTTGGCCGCGCCGTCGTCTTACCGACCTCGAAGCGGGTCTGAAGCAGTACGCGCCCGGCCGGCTGCGTGTCACCGTGGCTATCGTTATTCCGCGCAATCTCCTGCGCAAGGGCCTTGCCGACGGCTCTTCCCTTGTCTCGATTCGGTTGGATAACCGTCGTGAGCCCGAGCATTTTCGCGCGCTCGATACCGTCGAAGCCGGTCACCGAGAGCTCCTCAGGGACGCGAATTCCTTTTTCCTTGGCGTACTCGAGCACCGCCAGCGCCTGAGTATCCGTAGTGCACACGACCGCAGTCAGGTCAGGGTGGGAAGTCATCAGCTCCTCCGCCGCCTCTTTATTGTTCTTCCGGTCGTTGAAGTGGCGCTCCACAATTGGGACCTCACCCGCGTCAATACCTGCCTCCGCCAGCGCCTCGAGAGCACCCTCAACACGGTTCTTCTGGACCTGGTGGTGCGCGGCCGCAAGGCGCTTGGGCGTAACGCTTCCATCATTCGGATCTCGCGAGAGCCTCACCGACAGGATTCCGACTCTCTTGTGTCCCAACTCAGTCAGGTGCCGGACCGCAGGTTTGATTGCCTCGCGATCGTCGATTCCCACGAACGCAATCTCGCTGACATCTGCCGGTTGGTCGCAAATCACCGTCGGCAAGCCCCTGCTGCGGACGGTGGCGAGGAAGGGGTCGTTATCGGCGACGGAGTAGACCACGAAGCCGTCGACGACTGCCTGGCGAATAAGATTGGTGTCGTACTCCCCCTCGCTCTGGGACGAGGCGGGAATGACCAGCATGGAGTCGCCCATTTCGCCGAGTTCCTCGGCAAGGCCAGCTAGGAAATCCACAGAGGCGGGGTCCTCGAAGGCGAACGGCAGATGCTCGGTGAACAGCACGCCGACGGCTCCGACGCGGCGCATTCGCAAGCCGCGGGCCATCGGATCCGGGCCGGGGTAGCCGAGACGCTCGGCGGTGGCGAGAATTTGCTCCCGCAGCTTATTAGATAACTGATCGGGGCGGTTGTAGGCGTTGGAAACCGTCGTCCGCGAGACGCCCAATTCTGCAGCAATCGAGGCCAAGGTGCCCCGCCGACGACTGTTCGACACGAAAATGCCACCCCTAACAAAGCGGTGCGACTAGATGCGCCGGCTGAGGCCAACACACCCGAGAAGCCCAAAGAACTTGTTTATCAAGCAACAATTTTACTCTATTCAGGCATTGCCGTGGCTATCAAGGCTGTCCTACCTACCCAAGCGCCTTCAAAATTGGTTAACTTAGCAATGTAAATAGCAACCGTTTTCAACAATGGCCCGTTAGTGGGCCAGACGGGCACAAACCGAAAGGAACGATTGACCCATGAAGTCACGCGCTAAGGCGAGGATTGCCGCGATTATCGCAAGCGCCGGACTGGTCGCAGGCCTGGGCGCCTGCGCCAGCGGTGAAAACAACTCCGCTGATTCCTCGACCGCTGCGGGCGACGGCGCGATCAAGCTGGTCGCCTCCACCAAGGTTTGGGCCGACATCGCCGACGCTGTTACCGACGATTCCAAAGTCTCTATCGAGCCGATTATTGCCTCGAACGACATTGATCCACACTCCTACCAGCCAACCGCTGCAGACATGGCCAAGGTTGAGGAGGCTGACATCCTCCTCGCAGGCGGCGGACACTACGATGCCTGGCTGACTTCGTCCCTGAAGGACAAGGCAGACAAAACCATCATCTCCGCTCTCGCCATGGAAGAGGGCCACGATCACGACCATGGGCACGACCATGGGCACGAGGGCCACGCTCACGAAGCAGAGGCCGCCGACGCACACGACCACGAGCACGAGGGCCACGACCACGAGGCAGAGGCCGCCGACGCACACGACCACGAGCACGAAGGCCACAACCACGGAGATGCCGAGACCAACGAGCACATCTGGTACGACACCGGCAAGGTCGACGAGGTCGCGCACCAGCTCGCGGACGCCCTGAAGAACAAGGGAGCGGAGGCCGACACCGATGCAATTCACAAGGAGCTGAAGGAAATCAAGGACTCCAAGTCCAAGATCAAGGCAGCCAAGGTCGCGCAGATTCACCCACTCGCCGATGACATCATCGACGACACCAAGGTCGAAGACATCACCCCTGAGGGCTACCGCAAGGCGACCCTGTCCGAGTCCGAGCCGACCGCTGCAGACGTCAACGCCATGCTGAAGCTGATTGAGTCCGGCGACCTCGACTACATCATCGACGCGCCACAGACGCACGACCAGGTTTCCGAGCGTCTCCTCGAGGCCGCGAAGGCCAAGGGCGTTAAGGTTGTAAACGTCTACGAGTCGCCAAGCAAGGACGAGTCCTACTTCGACCTGTACAAGCGCACCCTCACCGATATGGAAAAGATCTAACAATTGCCCTCCCTGACCTTCACCGATGCCGCAGTCGAACCGCTGTGGTCCGGCCTTAATCTCGACGTCGCGCCCGGCGAGTTCCTAGCAATCCTGGGCCCCAACGGCATCGGCAAGTCCACCCTTTTAACCACGGCACTGGGCACGCGAAAGCTGACCCACGGCTCGGTGAAGGTCGACGGCAATATCGGTTATGTTCCGCAACAGCGGATGTTCGACCCCGACCTGCCAATCAGGGTTCGCGATTTGGTCGAGCTCGCCGCTGGAAAAAACCGCGAGGCAGCCCGCGAGATTCTCGCCTATGTGGGTGCCACGGGCATCGCGGACAGGCGCGTCGGCACGCTGTCGGGTGGCCAGCAGCAGCTCGTCCGCCAGGCGCAGGCACTGGTCACGGATCCCGATTTTCTGCTTTGCGACGAGCCCCTCATTGCCCTGGACCCGGCGGCGCAGCGCACCACGGTGGAGCGCCTGGAGCGCCGGCGTCAGGAGCACGGGACCGCAGTCGTCTTTGTCACACACGGCATCAACCCAATTCTGAACGTGTGCGACCGGGTGCTCTACCTGACCCCGCACGGCCACGCGGTGGGCCCGGTTCGCGAGATTATTACCTCGGAGACGCTCTCGGAGCTGTATAAGACCAAGATCATTGTCGCCAGTGTCGAGGGAAGGCTGGTTATCGCGTCATGACGCAGTTCATCAACGACACGGCGGAGCTACTCCAGGTCAGCTTCGTGCACAATGCGCTGCTGGCGGCTGCCCTGCTGGGCATTATCTCCGGTGTCATTTCGCCACTGATTGTGATGCGCCAGATGAGTTTCTCCGTCCACGGCACCAGCGAACTGGCACTGATGGGCGCCTCCGGCGCGCTGCTTCTCGGCGTGAACGTCGGCGGCGGCGCGATGGTCGGCTCGGTTCTGACCGCCATCGTGCTTTCACTACTCAGCATGCGCGGCGGCAAGGACGCGGTCGTCGGCGTGGTGCTGAGTTTCGGCATGGGCCTGTCGGTCCTTTTCATCCACCTCTATCCCGGCCGCACGAACACCGCGTTTTCGCTCCTAACAGGCCAAATCGTGGGCCTGACCGACAACTCGCTGTGGATCATGGCAGCTGTTGCGGTGGTTGTCGTGGGCGGCGTCGTGTGGAAGTGGAAGCCGCTGTTGTTCGCCTCCGCGGATCCGGTAATGGCCGCCGCCTGCGGTGTTAACGTCAAGGCGCTGGCGCTCTACTTCGCCATCCTGACCGGCCTGGTGGCGGCCCAGGGCGTACAAATCGTCGGCTCCCTGCTGATTATTTCGCTTGTGATTACCCCGGGCGCGTCAGCCTCCTTTGTTACGGCCTCCCCAATCAAGGCGGTGATGCTCTCGCTTATCTTCGCCGAGGTCGCAGCCGTAGGCGGAATCATCCTGTCGCTTGCCCCCGGCGTGCCAGTCAGTGTCTTCGTCACCACGATCTCGTTCGCCATTTACCTGATCTGCCGCGCAATCGGCGCTGTCCGCTCGCGCAAGGCAACGCGCGATGACGAGCAGGCCGCCCGCTGGGCGGCAGCCGACCCGCTGGCCGGCGAGACCGTCCAGTAGGGCAAAGACAAAATAGCACAAACGGCCCCCTCACCCCAGGAATGCCCGGAAACTTCTCCAGCATCCCCGTGATGTAGTGGGACCGTTTTTCTATGCTTCTGTGAACCCCGGACGGGAGCTCACACCAGCCCTACTGCGAGGCCGCCATACAGTGGATCGCGATGGCGATGACAGAAAGTCGCCCCCATAAGCTGTCAGGCTTCTGGCGGCCCCCTTCCCGCATTTGTGAGCGGGTCGAGCATCCGAAAGTTACTAGACCAGCGGGCACCGCTATCGCCAGTTTTTCGAAAGTGTAACTCTAAACGGAGCCTTCGAAAAAGGGCGGGACCCCTCCCCCAGTACCCTGGGCAACAACCGGAGAACTTTCTGTCGCAAAATATATTAACTCGAGAATTATTGCAGCGCATCCCCACAAACGCAGTATTGCTGCAAGCCCTCAAAAATTGGGGGTAATAGCGCTCGCCACCATTCTAAATGGCATTAAAAAATCCCTAGTCACATACCCAACAGTAGGTGTGACTAGGAATGTGTAACGGGGGTGGCAAACGGCCATCGCTACAGAGCGAGCGGCCTAATTGCCCGCCTTATCCGAGCCGTTCGCACGCCTCTGGCGCGCGAACTCGCTGAGCGTTACGCCCGCAGCCACGGAGGCGTTGAGAGATTCCACCCAGCCGGTCATCGGGATGGACATGATGGTGTCGCAGGTCTCGCGGACGAGACGGGAGATGCCCTTGCCTTCGGAGCCAACAACAACCACGGTCGGTGTAGTGCCATCGTAAGTGTCGAGGGTGTGCTCGCCCCCGGCGTCGAGCCCGACGACCTGGTATCCGGCTTTCTGGAACTGCTTCAGCGAGCGAACCATGTTGGTCGCACGCGCGACGGGCAGTCGCGCCGCGGTTCCAGCAGAAGTGCGCCAGGCGACCGCAGTAACTGCCGCGGAGCGACGCTCCGGAATTACAACGCCGTGGCCGCCGAAGGCCGCCACGGAGCGAATCACGGCGCCGAGGTTGCGCGGATCGGTGATGTTATCCAGGCAAACAATCAGGCCGGGCTCGCCGCTACCGGCCACTTTGTCAATCAAATCTTCGACGACATCGTACTTGTAGGGCGGAATCTGCAGACCGATACCCTGGTGCATCGTATTGCCGGTCATCTGGTCCAGCTCGTGGCGCTGCACCTCCCGAATCGGGATGCCGCGCGAGTTGGCGATACGGACGGCCTCCTGCAGGCGGTCGTCGTTATCGGTGCCGAGAGCAACCACCAGGAAAGACGCCGGAACCTTCGCATGCAGGCACTCGACGACCGGATTGCGGCCGACTACCAGCTCAGTTCCATCCGACTTCTTCTCATGGCGCCCTTGATCGCGGCGACGCTTCTGCACCGCACGCTTATGAGCAGCATGATAGACACGATCCTCCGCCTTGGGAGTCGGCCCTTTACCACGCAGCCCACGCTTCTGGCCACCCGATCCGCCGACGTCCTTCTTGCTGGATTTGCGCACCGCGCCCCGGCGATTGCCGCCTGCCATAGTTTTCCCT is a window of Corynebacterium lactis RW2-5 DNA encoding:
- a CDS encoding flavin reductase family protein, with the translated sequence MNEQTNAIADSSTITVAPAGEQLEELGHTVGLDEMSIRGAMSEFTTGVTIVATEHEGEKVGFACQSFSSLSLDPPMILFTVMKSSRSWPHIEKTGTFAVNVLAEDQEDISAEFGRRNGKKFDSGQWSRSELGNPLLHGSSVWIDCTVADVHEGGDHWIVTANIVAIGQRDEVKPLIYHRGSYARVLRPGIDASVEEKWRQRPSV
- a CDS encoding LacI family DNA-binding transcriptional regulator, with protein sequence MSNSRRRGTLASIAAELGVSRTTVSNAYNRPDQLSNKLREQILATAERLGYPGPDPMARGLRMRRVGAVGVLFTEHLPFAFEDPASVDFLAGLAEELGEMGDSMLVIPASSQSEGEYDTNLIRQAVVDGFVVYSVADNDPFLATVRSRGLPTVICDQPADVSEIAFVGIDDREAIKPAVRHLTELGHKRVGILSVRLSRDPNDGSVTPKRLAAAHHQVQKNRVEGALEALAEAGIDAGEVPIVERHFNDRKNNKEAAEELMTSHPDLTAVVCTTDTQALAVLEYAKEKGIRVPEELSVTGFDGIERAKMLGLTTVIQPNRDKGRAVGKALAQEIARNNDSHGDTQPAGRVLLQTRFEVGKTTARPTQIGWQK
- a CDS encoding metal ABC transporter solute-binding protein, Zn/Mn family, encoding MKSRAKARIAAIIASAGLVAGLGACASGENNSADSSTAAGDGAIKLVASTKVWADIADAVTDDSKVSIEPIIASNDIDPHSYQPTAADMAKVEEADILLAGGGHYDAWLTSSLKDKADKTIISALAMEEGHDHDHGHDHGHEGHAHEAEAADAHDHEHEGHDHEAEAADAHDHEHEGHNHGDAETNEHIWYDTGKVDEVAHQLADALKNKGAEADTDAIHKELKEIKDSKSKIKAAKVAQIHPLADDIIDDTKVEDITPEGYRKATLSESEPTAADVNAMLKLIESGDLDYIIDAPQTHDQVSERLLEAAKAKGVKVVNVYESPSKDESYFDLYKRTLTDMEKI
- a CDS encoding metal ABC transporter ATP-binding protein, with translation MPSLTFTDAAVEPLWSGLNLDVAPGEFLAILGPNGIGKSTLLTTALGTRKLTHGSVKVDGNIGYVPQQRMFDPDLPIRVRDLVELAAGKNREAAREILAYVGATGIADRRVGTLSGGQQQLVRQAQALVTDPDFLLCDEPLIALDPAAQRTTVERLERRRQEHGTAVVFVTHGINPILNVCDRVLYLTPHGHAVGPVREIITSETLSELYKTKIIVASVEGRLVIAS
- a CDS encoding metal ABC transporter permease, whose amino-acid sequence is MTQFINDTAELLQVSFVHNALLAAALLGIISGVISPLIVMRQMSFSVHGTSELALMGASGALLLGVNVGGGAMVGSVLTAIVLSLLSMRGGKDAVVGVVLSFGMGLSVLFIHLYPGRTNTAFSLLTGQIVGLTDNSLWIMAAVAVVVVGGVVWKWKPLLFASADPVMAAACGVNVKALALYFAILTGLVAAQGVQIVGSLLIISLVITPGASASFVTASPIKAVMLSLIFAEVAAVGGIILSLAPGVPVSVFVTTISFAIYLICRAIGAVRSRKATRDDEQAARWAAADPLAGETVQ
- the rlmB gene encoding 23S rRNA (guanosine(2251)-2'-O)-methyltransferase RlmB, with the protein product MAGGNRRGAVRKSSKKDVGGSGGQKRGLRGKGPTPKAEDRVYHAAHKRAVQKRRRDQGRHEKKSDGTELVVGRNPVVECLHAKVPASFLVVALGTDNDDRLQEAVRIANSRGIPIREVQRHELDQMTGNTMHQGIGLQIPPYKYDVVEDLIDKVAGSGEPGLIVCLDNITDPRNLGAVIRSVAAFGGHGVVIPERRSAAVTAVAWRTSAGTAARLPVARATNMVRSLKQFQKAGYQVVGLDAGGEHTLDTYDGTTPTVVVVGSEGKGISRLVRETCDTIMSIPMTGWVESLNASVAAGVTLSEFARQRRANGSDKAGN